A region of Geobacillus sp. 46C-IIa DNA encodes the following proteins:
- a CDS encoding PspA/IM30 family protein has translation MGIFRRIKTIVLAEVNEQIDRWEDPVVMTKQYLRELEQQLEQGRQALAQQWVAERRYETLITQAEATIEKRSRQVKLALERNEEAVAKLALRDKLLYEKKLEAYKQQYNAIKAKTAEVANRLNQLRERYDELSAKQLELAARVNAAQALKQIDSALASFSADEALRGFARMEERVIALEAEAAAARFGTNAVLSPVPFEEEVERELAKWKDAQAHNA, from the coding sequence ATGGGTATTTTTCGCCGAATCAAGACAATCGTTCTCGCTGAAGTGAACGAACAAATCGACCGCTGGGAAGACCCCGTCGTCATGACGAAACAATATTTGCGCGAACTCGAACAGCAGCTCGAACAAGGGCGCCAAGCGCTCGCCCAGCAATGGGTCGCCGAGCGGCGCTATGAAACGCTCATCACCCAAGCGGAAGCGACCATTGAAAAGCGAAGCCGCCAGGTGAAACTGGCGCTTGAGCGCAACGAAGAAGCCGTCGCCAAACTCGCGTTGCGCGACAAGCTGCTGTATGAGAAAAAACTTGAGGCATACAAACAACAATACAACGCCATCAAAGCGAAAACGGCGGAAGTCGCCAATCGGCTCAACCAACTGCGCGAGCGGTACGACGAACTTTCCGCCAAGCAGCTGGAACTCGCTGCTCGCGTCAATGCCGCGCAAGCGTTGAAACAAATCGACTCGGCGCTCGCTTCCTTTTCCGCCGACGAAGCGCTCCGCGGGTTCGCCCGCATGGAAGAGCGCGTCATCGCGCTGGAAGCGGAGGCGGCCGCCGCTCGGTTCGGAACGAACGCCGTGTTGTCCCCTGTGCCGTTTGAGGAAGAAGTGGAACGCGAACTGGCGAAATGGAAAGACGCTCAAGCCCATAACGCCTAA
- a CDS encoding MFS transporter yields the protein MDWKRSVRILWLCNFMVSAGMTMVVPFLSLFLWQMGVTEHHALSMWTGLVFSATFLSAAIMAPIWGIFADQYGQRANLIRAGVGMGLLTACMAFAHSPMALLVLRLLVGFFSGFITVSFSYLARVAPKDHSGEALGTLQTGSIAGNIIGPLIGGALSDLFGFRPVFLVTGLCILLTLLPVIFWLEKDPVVPQTRENKASFKDVFEHRPLILLFVATFLVQIAVLGVNSMMTIFVQSLVGHSSNLAFLSGLASSITGIATIIGAPYLGKLGDRIGQEKTLPVLLVLSGLFALPQVWTDHLYELYVWRFLQGLVVGGVWPALQALINAQSPRRIQGRVFGVTASSRFLGNLTGPTAAGAIAGLFSIASIFALSGLLLIATGALVGYAHRRSSTPGREGMKEKLAAWTHRLHSRH from the coding sequence ATGGACTGGAAGCGAAGCGTCCGCATTTTATGGCTGTGCAATTTTATGGTTTCGGCCGGGATGACGATGGTCGTTCCCTTTTTATCGCTCTTCTTATGGCAAATGGGGGTCACCGAGCACCATGCCTTAAGCATGTGGACTGGGCTTGTCTTTTCCGCCACCTTCTTATCGGCGGCCATCATGGCGCCGATTTGGGGAATATTTGCGGATCAATATGGCCAGCGCGCGAACCTCATCCGCGCGGGGGTCGGCATGGGGCTCCTCACCGCCTGCATGGCGTTCGCCCATTCGCCAATGGCGCTGCTTGTGCTTCGGCTTCTTGTCGGCTTTTTCTCCGGATTCATCACCGTCTCGTTTTCCTATTTGGCCCGCGTCGCCCCGAAAGACCATAGCGGCGAGGCGCTCGGGACGCTGCAGACGGGAAGCATCGCCGGAAACATTATCGGGCCGCTCATCGGCGGCGCTTTGTCCGACCTATTCGGCTTCCGCCCGGTGTTTTTAGTGACCGGGCTGTGCATTTTGCTTACGCTCTTGCCTGTGATCTTTTGGCTCGAAAAAGATCCGGTCGTGCCGCAGACAAGAGAAAACAAGGCGAGCTTCAAAGACGTGTTCGAACACCGGCCGCTCATCCTCTTGTTTGTCGCCACGTTTCTCGTGCAAATCGCCGTTCTCGGCGTCAATTCGATGATGACGATTTTCGTCCAATCGTTGGTCGGCCATTCTAGCAATCTCGCGTTTTTATCAGGGCTGGCCTCCTCGATCACAGGGATCGCCACGATCATCGGCGCACCGTATTTAGGAAAGCTCGGCGACCGAATCGGGCAAGAGAAGACATTGCCGGTTTTGCTTGTGTTATCCGGCCTGTTCGCCTTGCCGCAAGTATGGACGGACCATCTTTACGAGCTGTACGTCTGGCGCTTCTTGCAGGGGCTTGTCGTCGGCGGCGTATGGCCTGCCCTTCAGGCGCTCATCAACGCGCAAAGCCCGCGCCGCATTCAAGGAAGGGTGTTCGGCGTCACGGCAAGCTCCCGCTTCCTCGGCAATTTGACCGGCCCGACGGCCGCGGGCGCCATCGCCGGCCTGTTTTCCATCGCTTCGATTTTCGCCTTGTCCGGTCTCTTGTTGATCGCCACCGGCGCCTTGGTCGGCTACGCCCACCGCCGTTCGTCCACCCCGGGGCGCGAAGGGATGAAAGAAAAACTCGCTGCATGGACGCATCGCCTTCATAGTCGGCACTAA
- a CDS encoding P1 family peptidase, whose product MRSKLRDLGFSIGTLPVGKRNQITDVAGVKVGHATIREELDERTVIRTGVTAVLPHGGNWFLEKVPAACFVLNGFGKTVGLVQVEELGTIESPIMLTNTFSVGTVWQGTLEHMLAMTPEIGDATGSVNIVVGECNDSYLNTARALSVTKAHAKQAIAEARVEMEEGAVGAGTGMMCFGWKGGVGSSSRIAGGTYTVGALVVSNFGRRGELRFVPYVPPSFDERDVPPGSIMMIVATDAPLDARQLKRLARRAAVGLGRTGSHVHHGSGDIVIAFSTAYTIPHFSDSVLQPVPPLVHDDAPLMNELFQAAIEATEEAIWNALTTAETTTGRNGRVGEAIPYSLLQRGNKGLILG is encoded by the coding sequence ATGCGCTCTAAACTTCGCGATCTCGGGTTTTCCATCGGCACGCTTCCAGTGGGGAAGCGGAATCAAATCACGGATGTGGCTGGGGTAAAGGTTGGGCATGCGACCATTCGGGAGGAACTGGATGAACGGACGGTGATCCGCACTGGGGTGACGGCGGTGTTGCCGCATGGGGGCAATTGGTTTTTGGAAAAGGTGCCCGCGGCTTGTTTTGTTTTGAACGGTTTTGGGAAAACGGTCGGGTTGGTGCAAGTCGAGGAGCTGGGGACGATCGAGTCACCGATTATGTTGACGAATACGTTCAGCGTCGGGACGGTTTGGCAAGGGACGCTCGAGCATATGCTTGCGATGACGCCGGAGATTGGGGATGCGACCGGGTCGGTCAACATCGTGGTCGGGGAATGCAATGACAGCTATTTGAACACGGCGCGGGCGCTTTCGGTGACGAAGGCGCATGCGAAACAGGCGATTGCCGAGGCGCGGGTGGAGATGGAAGAAGGAGCGGTCGGCGCGGGGACGGGCATGATGTGCTTTGGCTGGAAAGGGGGCGTGGGCAGTTCATCGCGGATCGCGGGCGGGACGTATACGGTCGGGGCGCTGGTCGTGAGCAATTTTGGGCGGCGTGGGGAGCTGCGGTTCGTGCCGTATGTGCCGCCGTCGTTTGATGAGCGGGACGTGCCGCCTGGATCGATTATGATGATTGTCGCGACCGATGCGCCGCTTGATGCGCGGCAGCTGAAGCGGTTGGCGCGAAGGGCGGCGGTGGGGCTCGGGCGGACGGGAAGCCATGTCCATCACGGGAGCGGCGATATCGTCATTGCCTTTTCCACCGCTTATACGATCCCCCACTTTTCTGACTCTGTTCTTCAACCCGTCCCTCCGCTCGTCCACGATGATGCGCCGCTGATGAATGAACTGTTTCAAGCCGCGATCGAGGCGACGGAAGAAGCGATTTGGAATGCGCTCACGACGGCGGAGACGACGACCGGACGAAACGGACGCGTCGGGGAAGCGATTCCGTATTCGTTGCTTCAGCGGGGGAATAAAGGGCTGATCCTTGGATGA
- the cas6 gene encoding CRISPR-associated endoribonuclease Cas6: protein MRLTVTMSGRQGTVSLPLHYQHLLQGLLYRSLENEQLAAFLHDRGFRHGKRSFKLFAFSRLFGTHQVDRERKTIHFLGNFQWHIDTALPELTQQLGQRFLLQREIELYGQLIEVKSVRMQSVDIREHEIDVVMLSPLTVYSTYETMDGRKKTQFFDPDDEVFPHLIELNFCHKYAAYYGVPPAERLSIQPIYVHRRHRVVTLFKDMYITGWMGHYRLCSSPEQLTFLYHVGLGSRNSQGFGMFRLASG, encoded by the coding sequence GTGAGATTGACAGTGACCATGAGCGGACGGCAAGGGACGGTTTCCTTGCCGTTGCATTATCAGCATTTGTTGCAAGGATTATTGTACCGTTCGTTAGAAAATGAACAATTAGCCGCGTTTTTGCATGACAGGGGATTCCGTCACGGGAAACGTTCATTTAAACTGTTTGCCTTTAGCCGTTTATTTGGAACGCATCAAGTGGATCGAGAAAGGAAAACAATTCATTTTTTGGGGAATTTCCAATGGCATATCGATACCGCTCTTCCAGAGCTGACTCAACAACTTGGGCAGAGATTCTTGCTGCAAAGGGAGATTGAGCTTTACGGACAGTTGATTGAAGTGAAAAGTGTCAGAATGCAGAGCGTTGACATACGGGAGCATGAAATTGACGTTGTCATGCTTTCTCCACTGACCGTATACAGCACATATGAGACGATGGATGGGAGAAAGAAAACGCAATTTTTTGATCCTGATGATGAGGTATTCCCCCACTTGATTGAATTGAATTTCTGTCACAAATATGCAGCGTACTATGGTGTTCCGCCAGCGGAACGATTATCGATTCAACCGATCTATGTTCATCGGCGTCATCGTGTGGTCACACTATTCAAGGACATGTATATTACAGGCTGGATGGGACATTATCGCCTTTGTTCTTCGCCAGAACAGTTGACATTTTTGTACCACGTCGGTCTTGGCAGTCGAAATTCACAAGGGTTTGGAATGTTTCGCCTCGCAAGTGGATAA
- a CDS encoding IS3 family transposase has translation MLKKELIYLEKFQTREQAKKRIFEYVTCFYNGKRIHSAIGYLTPNQYERMYRISA, from the coding sequence GTGTTGAAGAAGGAACTGATTTACCTGGAAAAATTCCAGACGCGTGAACAGGCGAAAAAGCGCATTTTTGAATATGTCACTTGTTTCTACAACGGGAAACGGATTCACTCTGCGATTGGGTACTTGACGCCCAATCAATACGAACGTATGTATCGTATTTCTGCGTAA
- a CDS encoding DDE-type integrase/transposase/recombinase, translating to MASIMDLCTRKIVGFHMDERMTKELVIQALDQTYHLQRPRGEVLHHSDRGKPICVA from the coding sequence TTGGCGAGCATTATGGATCTATGTACGCGTAAAATCGTCGGTTTCCATATGGACGAGCGGATGACGAAGGAACTGGTCATCCAAGCGCTGGATCAAACCTACCACCTCCAACGACCGCGCGGTGAAGTGTTGCATCATTCCGATCGCGGCAAGCCAATATGCGTCGCATGA
- a CDS encoding transposase, whose product MGKSYDKEFKLQTIRMILEEGKPVAQVARELGINDNTLYRWMAEYKQSGQ is encoded by the coding sequence ATGGGTAAATCGTACGACAAGGAATTCAAATTACAAACCATTCGAATGATTCTGGAAGAAGGCAAGCCGGTGGCACAGGTCGCCCGGGAACTGGGAATCAACGACAATACCTTGTACCGCTGGATGGCGGAGTACAAGCAGAGCGGGCAGTAA
- the cas9 gene encoding type II CRISPR RNA-guided endonuclease Cas9 (Cas9, originally named Csn1, is the large, multifunctional signature protein of type II CRISPR/Cas systems. It is well known even to general audiences because its RNA-guided endonuclease activity has made it a popular tool for custom editing of eukaryotic genomes.), protein MRYKIGLDIGITSVGWAVINLDIPRIEDLGVRIFDRAENPQTGESLALPRRLARSARRRLRRRKHRLERIRRLLIREGVLTKEELDKLFEEKHEIGVWQLRVEALDRKLNNDELARVLLHLAKRRGFKSNRKSERSNKENSTMLKHIEENRVILSGYRTVGEMIVKDPKFTLHKRNKGENYTNTIARDDLEREIRLIFSKQREFGNMSCTEEFENEYTALWASQRPFASKDDIEKKVGLCIFEPKEKRAPKATYTFQSFIAWEHINKLRLVSPSGARGLTDEERHLLYKQAFLKNKITYHDIRTLLNLPDDTYFKGIVYDRNMPLKQNETIRFLELDAYHQIRKAIDKVYGKGKSSSFLPIDFDTFGYALTLFKDDADIRSYLRNEYEQNGKRMPNLADKAYDNELIEELLNLSFTKFGHLSLKALRNILPYMEQGEVYSSACEQAGYTFTGPKKKQKTALLPTIPPIANPVVMRALTQARKVVNAIIKKYGSPVSIHIELARDLSQTFDERRKTKREQDENRKKNETAIRQLIEYGLTLNPTGLDIVKFKLWSEQNGRCAYSLQPIEIERLLEPGYTEVDHVIPYSRSLDDSYTNKVLVLTKENREKGNRIPAEYLGVGTERWQQFETFVLTNKQFSKKKRDRLLRLHYDESEETEFKNRNLNDTRYISRFFANFIREHLKFADSDNKQKVYTVNGRITAHLRSRWDFNKNREESDLHHAVDAAIVACTTPSDIARVTAFYQRREQNKELAQKTEPQFPQPWPHFADELRARLSKHPQESIKALNLGNYDNEKLESLQPVFVSRMPKRSVTGAAHQETLRRYIGIDERSGKIQTVVKTKLSEIKLDASGHFPMYGKESDPRTYEAIRQRLLEHNNDPKKAFQKPLYKPKKNGEPGPIIRTVKVIDTKNQVIPLNDGRTVAYNSNIIRVDVFEKDGKYYCVPIYTMDMMKGILPNKAIEPNKPYSEWKEMTEDYTFRFSLYPNDLIRIELPREKTVKTAAGEEINIKDMFVYYKTIDSANGGLELISHDNSFSLRGIGSRTLKRFEKYQVDVLGNIYKVRGEKRVGLASSSHPKAGETIRPLQSTRD, encoded by the coding sequence GTGAGATACAAAATCGGTCTTGATATCGGCATTACCTCGGTGGGCTGGGCAGTCATTAATCTGGATATTCCTCGCATCGAAGATTTAGGCGTCCGCATCTTTGACAGAGCGGAAAACCCGCAAACGGGAGAATCACTAGCTCTTCCTCGACGCCTCGCCCGCTCGGCCCGGCGTCGGCTGCGCCGCCGCAAGCATCGTCTTGAACGCATTCGCCGTCTGCTCATCCGTGAAGGAGTCTTAACGAAAGAAGAACTGGACAAGCTATTTGAGGAAAAGCATGAAATTGGCGTCTGGCAGCTGCGCGTTGAGGCATTGGATCGAAAATTAAACAACGATGAGTTGGCTCGCGTCCTCCTTCATCTAGCCAAGCGGCGCGGCTTCAAATCCAACCGCAAAAGCGAGCGCAGCAACAAAGAAAACAGCACGATGCTCAAACATATTGAAGAAAACCGAGTCATTCTTTCTGGCTACCGAACCGTCGGCGAAATGATTGTGAAAGATCCAAAGTTTACGCTCCATAAACGCAATAAAGGAGAAAATTACACAAACACGATCGCCCGCGATGACTTAGAACGTGAGATCCGACTCATTTTTTCCAAACAGCGCGAGTTTGGAAACATGAGTTGCACGGAAGAGTTTGAGAATGAATATACCGCCCTCTGGGCGTCACAACGTCCTTTCGCTTCCAAAGATGACATTGAGAAAAAAGTAGGTTTGTGTATATTTGAACCGAAAGAAAAGCGGGCGCCAAAAGCAACATACACATTCCAATCGTTCATCGCCTGGGAGCACATCAATAAATTGCGGCTCGTCTCCCCATCAGGCGCACGGGGGCTCACCGATGAGGAGCGCCATCTTTTATACAAACAAGCGTTCCTTAAAAATAAAATCACCTATCATGATATTCGGACGTTGCTTAATTTGCCTGACGACACTTACTTTAAAGGCATTGTCTACGACCGGAACATGCCATTGAAGCAAAACGAAACCATCCGCTTCCTTGAACTCGACGCCTATCATCAGATTCGGAAAGCCATTGATAAAGTGTATGGAAAAGGAAAGTCAAGTTCGTTTCTTCCCATCGATTTCGACACATTCGGTTATGCCTTGACATTGTTTAAAGATGATGCCGATATTCGCAGCTACTTGCGAAATGAATATGAACAAAACGGGAAACGGATGCCAAATTTGGCGGACAAGGCATACGATAACGAACTGATTGAGGAACTGTTGAACTTATCATTTACAAAATTCGGCCATTTGTCGCTAAAGGCGCTCCGCAACATTCTCCCGTATATGGAACAAGGTGAGGTCTACTCTTCGGCTTGTGAACAGGCGGGATACACGTTTACAGGGCCGAAGAAAAAACAAAAAACGGCGCTGCTTCCGACTATTCCGCCGATCGCCAATCCGGTCGTCATGCGCGCGTTGACACAGGCGCGAAAAGTGGTGAATGCCATCATCAAAAAATACGGTTCGCCAGTATCCATTCATATCGAGCTAGCTCGCGATTTATCACAAACGTTTGACGAACGGCGCAAAACAAAAAGAGAACAAGATGAAAACCGGAAGAAAAACGAAACCGCCATCCGCCAGCTCATAGAATACGGGCTGACGCTAAATCCAACCGGTCTTGACATTGTCAAATTCAAACTGTGGAGCGAACAAAACGGGAGATGCGCCTACTCACTTCAGCCAATCGAAATCGAACGACTGCTTGAACCTGGTTATACGGAAGTAGATCATGTGATTCCATATAGCCGAAGCTTGGACGACAGTTATACAAATAAAGTGTTGGTATTGACAAAAGAAAACCGCGAAAAAGGCAACCGCATTCCTGCCGAGTATTTAGGGGTCGGAACCGAACGCTGGCAACAGTTTGAAACATTTGTGTTAACGAACAAGCAGTTTTCCAAAAAGAAGCGGGATCGGTTGCTCCGGCTTCATTACGATGAAAGCGAAGAAACGGAATTTAAAAACCGAAATTTAAATGACACCCGGTATATTTCACGATTTTTCGCCAACTTTATTCGTGAACACCTTAAATTCGCTGACAGCGATAACAAACAAAAAGTATACACCGTCAACGGCCGCATTACCGCCCATCTGCGAAGCCGCTGGGATTTTAACAAAAACCGTGAAGAGTCCGATTTGCATCATGCGGTAGATGCCGCCATCGTCGCCTGCACAACGCCGAGCGATATCGCCCGAGTCACCGCCTTTTATCAACGGCGCGAGCAAAACAAAGAATTGGCTCAAAAAACGGAACCGCAATTTCCGCAGCCTTGGCCGCACTTCGCTGATGAGCTGCGGGCGCGTTTATCAAAACATCCACAAGAGAGTATAAAAGCTCTCAATCTTGGAAATTATGATAACGAGAAACTCGAATCGTTGCAGCCGGTTTTTGTCTCCCGAATGCCGAAACGGAGCGTCACAGGGGCGGCTCACCAAGAAACATTGCGGCGATACATCGGCATCGATGAACGGAGCGGGAAAATCCAAACTGTTGTCAAAACGAAACTGTCCGAAATCAAACTGGATGCGAGCGGACATTTTCCGATGTACGGCAAAGAAAGTGACCCAAGGACATACGAAGCGATCCGCCAGCGGCTGCTTGAGCATAACAATGACCCGAAAAAGGCGTTCCAAAAACCGCTGTACAAGCCAAAAAAGAACGGGGAACCCGGGCCTATCATTCGGACAGTGAAAGTCATCGACACGAAAAACCAAGTCATCCCGCTCAATGATGGCAGAACCGTTGCCTACAACAGCAACATCATCCGGGTCGATGTGTTCGAGAAAGACGGCAAATACTATTGTGTCCCTATCTATACAATGGATATGATGAAAGGGATCTTGCCAAACAAAGCGATCGAGCCGAACAAACCGTACTCTGAGTGGAAGGAAATGACGGAGGACTATACGTTCCGATTCAGCTTGTACCCGAATGATCTCATTCGCATTGAGCTTCCTCGGGAAAAAACAGTGAAAACAGCCGCAGGCGAAGAGATTAACATTAAAGATATGTTTGTCTACTACAAAACGATTGACTCAGCCAACGGGGGATTAGAGTTGATCAGCCATGACAACAGTTTCTCGCTCCGTGGCATCGGTTCAAGAACCCTCAAACGATTCGAGAAATACCAAGTAGATGTGCTTGGAAACATCTACAAAGTGAGAGGGGAAAAGAGAGTTGGGTTGGCGTCATCTTCTCATCCGAAAGCCGGGGAAACTATCCGTCCGTTACAATCAACTCGTGATTGA
- the cas1 gene encoding type II CRISPR-associated endonuclease Cas1, whose amino-acid sequence MGWRHLLIRKPGKLSVRYNQLVIEQEEKVSIPLEDICSIVIEEQAVSITAVALSKMAEYNITLFTCDQKRLPSGVLQPFQKHSRQVGVLHMQYAYSKPFKKRIWQRIVIQKLMNQGKCLEFLNKEGADELYRISKTVDSGDSNNREAYGAKKYFLYLFGSEFTRRSDSVVNAALNYGYAIMRGLVARSLVGYGFFPCLGIYHDNELNKFNLADDFMEVLRPLVDLYVAQHIQPDDEFSPSIRADLYNLANMDILVNGEKLTVVNAVEEMTKSFVTASRSQDPSLLKLPELLPLQLHVYE is encoded by the coding sequence TTGGGTTGGCGTCATCTTCTCATCCGAAAGCCGGGGAAACTATCCGTCCGTTACAATCAACTCGTGATTGAACAGGAAGAAAAAGTTTCTATCCCGTTGGAGGATATTTGTTCCATTGTCATCGAAGAACAAGCCGTAAGTATAACTGCAGTTGCTTTAAGCAAAATGGCGGAGTATAACATCACCCTGTTCACTTGCGACCAAAAACGGCTCCCCAGTGGGGTGCTGCAGCCGTTCCAAAAACATTCTCGCCAAGTGGGCGTGCTGCACATGCAGTACGCCTACTCCAAGCCTTTTAAAAAACGAATTTGGCAGCGAATCGTGATCCAAAAACTAATGAATCAAGGAAAATGTTTGGAGTTCCTGAACAAAGAAGGAGCAGATGAACTATACCGCATCAGCAAAACCGTCGACTCTGGAGACAGCAACAACCGCGAGGCGTACGGAGCCAAAAAGTACTTTCTGTATTTATTTGGAAGTGAATTCACCCGACGAAGCGACTCAGTGGTGAACGCTGCTTTAAATTACGGATACGCCATTATGCGCGGACTCGTCGCCCGCTCTCTCGTCGGGTATGGCTTTTTCCCGTGCTTGGGAATTTACCACGATAACGAGTTGAACAAATTTAATCTCGCCGACGATTTTATGGAAGTATTGCGCCCGCTCGTCGACCTATACGTGGCCCAACATATTCAACCGGACGATGAATTTTCTCCGTCCATTCGGGCAGACTTATATAATTTGGCCAATATGGACATACTAGTGAATGGAGAAAAACTGACCGTCGTGAACGCGGTGGAAGAAATGACAAAAAGCTTCGTCACTGCAAGCCGGAGCCAAGACCCTTCGTTGTTGAAATTGCCGGAACTTCTCCCGTTGCAACTGCACGTATATGAGTAA
- the cas2 gene encoding CRISPR-associated endonuclease Cas2, translated as MRLLVFFDLPVVTNREKREYRRFRTFLLNEGYDMLQFSVYSRVCHGHEATDKHLTRLKRNLPPQGSIRAMVVTEKQYAKMQLLLGEPTAQEKKMTSTQLTLF; from the coding sequence ATGCGGTTGCTCGTCTTTTTTGATCTCCCCGTCGTGACCAACCGGGAGAAGCGTGAATACCGGCGATTTCGCACATTCCTACTGAACGAAGGGTATGATATGTTGCAGTTTTCAGTCTACAGCCGCGTCTGCCACGGACACGAAGCAACGGATAAACACTTGACAAGATTAAAACGCAACTTACCCCCTCAAGGATCGATTCGGGCGATGGTCGTAACGGAAAAGCAGTACGCAAAAATGCAGCTGCTTCTCGGGGAACCAACGGCACAAGAAAAGAAAATGACATCCACCCAGCTAACACTTTTTTAA
- a CDS encoding Rpn family recombination-promoting nuclease/putative transposase: protein MAIDHDRLFKELIRTFFEEFFLLFFPDMHEHIDFHHLSFLSEELFTDVTAGEKYRVDLLVETKLKGKDGLIIVHVETQGYVQPSFAERMFLYFSRLYETYRTRIVPIAVFHYDSLREEPSVFSMEFPFGEVLQFRFFPVALRKKHWREYIRQDNPVAAALLSQMGYTEREKVELKKEFLRMLVRLELDEARQRLLLGFFETYVKLTEEEEQQLQSEVKAMETKEREKVLELIISYEQKGKKEGMEEGWKRGLEQGMKRLIETMAQKGMTAVEIARLVDLSEEEIRRLLSE from the coding sequence ATGGCGATTGACCATGATCGGCTGTTCAAAGAGCTGATCCGCACGTTTTTCGAAGAGTTCTTCCTTCTCTTTTTCCCCGACATGCACGAGCATATCGATTTCCACCATCTGTCCTTTTTATCCGAAGAGCTGTTTACCGATGTGACGGCCGGCGAAAAGTACCGCGTCGATCTGCTGGTCGAGACGAAGCTGAAAGGCAAAGACGGGCTGATCATCGTGCACGTGGAAACGCAAGGGTATGTCCAGCCGTCGTTTGCCGAGCGCATGTTCCTCTATTTCAGCCGCTTGTATGAAACCTACCGAACCCGCATCGTTCCGATCGCTGTCTTCCATTATGATTCCCTCCGCGAGGAACCGTCTGTGTTTTCGATGGAATTTCCCTTTGGCGAAGTGCTGCAGTTTCGCTTTTTTCCGGTGGCGCTGCGGAAGAAGCATTGGCGGGAGTACATCCGGCAGGACAATCCGGTTGCGGCTGCGCTGCTCAGTCAAATGGGGTATACTGAAAGGGAGAAGGTGGAGCTGAAAAAAGAGTTTTTGCGCATGCTGGTGCGGTTGGAGCTGGATGAGGCGAGGCAGCGGTTGCTGCTTGGGTTTTTTGAGACGTACGTGAAGTTGACGGAGGAAGAGGAACAACAGCTGCAAAGCGAGGTGAAGGCGATGGAAACGAAAGAAAGAGAGAAAGTGCTGGAGCTGATCATCTCCTACGAGCAAAAAGGGAAGAAGGAAGGGATGGAAGAAGGATGGAAACGCGGCCTTGAGCAAGGAATGAAGCGGCTCATTGAGACGATGGCACAAAAAGGGATGACGGCCGTCGAGATTGCCCGGTTGGTCGATCTTTCTGAAGAAGAAATTCGCCGCTTGCTGAGCGAGTAA